A region from the Riemerella anatipestifer genome encodes:
- a CDS encoding TolC family protein codes for MKTKLKYISLVVGSLVLVNCKAPTPLQVKDNVKETLPESYTKDEVSNKSTGTPPWREFFTDPHLVSLIETALNNNQELLITLQEIEKAKSSVMYRNGRLLPSVSVEAAAGVKKVGRYTSEGAGDASTQMEEGKPIPDPLGNFGIGLQADWEVDIWNKLRTEKKSAIAHYLATVEGKNFVLSSLIAEVAQSYYELLALDSQYSYLKKYIELQRKALEVSKIQKQAAATTELSVKKFEAELAKSSANLYTVQQSILEKENDINLLLGRFYQPIPRSSSEFLDLVPQSIKTGIPSELLANRPDVKQAELELEAAKLDVEAARKEFYPSLNITFGAGLEAFKPSYFTHFPESLAYNIVGDLVGPLINKSAIKAKFNTANASQLQALYEYNKTLIKAYMEVSNNLNKIKNYQQYFDLKHTQSKDLDEAIGISNLLFTNARADYMEVLMTQRDALDAKMELIEAKNTQLNATVYLYKSLGGGWK; via the coding sequence ATGAAAACTAAACTAAAATATATATCATTGGTAGTCGGTAGCTTAGTGCTAGTTAATTGTAAAGCGCCGACGCCATTACAAGTAAAAGATAATGTAAAAGAGACTCTACCAGAAAGTTATACAAAAGATGAAGTTTCTAATAAAAGTACAGGGACTCCACCTTGGAGAGAATTTTTTACGGATCCTCATTTAGTTTCTTTAATAGAAACGGCTCTTAATAACAATCAAGAGTTACTAATTACATTACAAGAGATAGAAAAAGCCAAAAGTAGTGTAATGTATAGAAACGGAAGATTGCTTCCCTCAGTTTCTGTGGAGGCAGCTGCTGGCGTTAAAAAAGTAGGGCGTTACACTAGTGAAGGTGCAGGAGATGCATCTACACAAATGGAAGAAGGAAAGCCAATTCCAGACCCATTGGGTAATTTTGGAATAGGTTTACAAGCAGATTGGGAGGTGGATATTTGGAATAAACTCAGAACAGAAAAAAAATCTGCAATAGCTCACTATTTAGCTACAGTAGAAGGTAAGAATTTTGTGCTTTCAAGTTTGATAGCAGAAGTGGCACAAAGCTATTATGAACTTTTAGCTTTGGATAGTCAATACTCTTACCTTAAAAAATATATTGAGCTTCAAAGAAAAGCCTTGGAGGTTTCTAAAATTCAGAAACAGGCGGCTGCAACTACAGAGTTATCAGTTAAAAAATTTGAAGCTGAATTAGCAAAATCATCAGCGAATTTATACACAGTTCAGCAAAGCATTTTAGAGAAAGAAAATGACATCAATTTGTTACTAGGAAGATTTTACCAGCCTATTCCTCGTTCAAGTTCAGAATTTTTAGATCTTGTACCACAGTCTATTAAAACAGGTATTCCTTCGGAGTTACTGGCTAATAGGCCAGATGTTAAACAAGCAGAGCTAGAGTTAGAGGCAGCCAAGTTAGATGTAGAAGCTGCTAGAAAAGAGTTTTACCCTTCTTTAAATATTACTTTTGGAGCTGGTTTAGAGGCTTTTAAACCGAGTTACTTCACTCATTTTCCAGAGTCTTTAGCTTATAATATAGTGGGAGATTTGGTTGGACCGCTAATTAACAAATCAGCGATAAAAGCAAAATTTAATACGGCGAATGCATCTCAACTACAGGCTTTGTATGAGTATAATAAAACGCTTATTAAAGCTTATATGGAAGTCTCTAATAATTTGAATAAAATTAAAAATTACCAACAGTATTTTGATTTAAAACACACTCAAAGCAAAGATTTAGACGAGGCGATAGGGATTTCAAACCTTCTGTTTACTAATGCTAGGGCAGATTATATGGAGGTTTTGATGACGCAAAGAGATGCCTTAGATGCCAAAATGGAACTCATAGAAGCTAAAAATACACAACTGAATGCAACGGTATACCTCTACAAAAGTTTGGGAGGTGGATGGAAATAA
- the glmM gene encoding phosphoglucosamine mutase: MALIKSISGIRGTIGGKIDENLTPLDVVKFTSAFGTWLQNTKHKKDLTLVLGRDARISGGMVSSLVTATLQGLGIHVVDLGLSTTPTVEVMVPELNADGGIILTASHNPKQWNALKLLNEKGEFISGKDGAEVLSIAEREDFNYADVDSLGSYETRDDAFDIHIKKILALPMVDAQAVKAKKFKVVLDAVNSTGGIAIPLLLEELGCEVVKLYCEPNGHFPHNPEPLKEHLTDICELVKKEGADLGIVVDPDVDRLALIDENGEMFGEEYTLVAVADYLLRKKKGVAISNLSSSRALRDVAQSLGSSYFASAVGEVNVVTLMKEKNAVIGGEGNGGIIYPDLHYGRDSLVGVALFLTHLAKENKTVSELRQTYPAYFMGKKKIELTPDINVDALLEQMTERYKNEEISTVDGVKIDFPNNWVHLRKSNTEPIIRIYTEAQSQQEADELADRIIEEIKGLI; encoded by the coding sequence ATGGCACTTATAAAATCTATATCAGGAATTAGAGGTACAATTGGCGGAAAAATAGATGAAAACTTAACGCCACTAGATGTCGTAAAGTTCACTTCCGCTTTCGGAACTTGGCTTCAGAATACCAAACATAAGAAAGACTTAACCTTAGTCTTAGGTCGAGATGCTAGGATTTCTGGAGGTATGGTATCCTCTTTGGTTACAGCCACTTTGCAAGGGTTGGGGATTCATGTTGTAGATTTAGGACTTTCTACTACGCCTACAGTGGAGGTTATGGTGCCAGAGTTGAATGCAGATGGAGGTATTATTCTTACCGCTTCCCATAATCCAAAACAATGGAATGCCCTTAAATTACTTAACGAAAAGGGAGAGTTCATTAGTGGTAAAGATGGAGCAGAGGTACTTTCGATAGCAGAAAGAGAAGATTTCAATTATGCTGATGTGGATAGTTTAGGAAGCTATGAAACTCGTGATGACGCGTTTGATATTCACATCAAAAAAATATTGGCATTACCAATGGTAGATGCACAAGCAGTTAAAGCTAAGAAGTTTAAAGTAGTTTTAGATGCCGTTAATTCTACGGGCGGAATAGCCATTCCACTTCTTTTAGAGGAGTTGGGTTGCGAAGTTGTAAAACTCTATTGTGAACCTAATGGGCATTTTCCTCATAATCCTGAGCCTTTAAAAGAACATCTCACCGATATATGTGAATTGGTTAAAAAGGAAGGAGCGGATTTAGGAATTGTAGTTGACCCAGATGTAGATAGATTAGCTCTTATAGACGAGAATGGGGAAATGTTTGGAGAAGAATACACGCTAGTAGCCGTGGCAGATTATCTTTTAAGAAAGAAAAAAGGAGTAGCTATTTCTAACCTTTCTTCTAGTCGTGCATTGAGAGATGTGGCTCAAAGTTTAGGGTCTTCTTATTTTGCGAGTGCTGTGGGAGAGGTTAATGTAGTTACTTTAATGAAAGAGAAAAATGCCGTAATAGGTGGAGAAGGTAACGGCGGAATAATCTATCCAGATTTACATTATGGTAGAGATTCTTTGGTAGGAGTAGCTTTATTTTTAACTCACTTGGCTAAAGAGAATAAAACAGTATCTGAGCTTAGACAAACCTATCCTGCCTATTTTATGGGTAAAAAGAAGATAGAACTTACACCAGATATCAATGTAGATGCTCTTTTGGAACAAATGACGGAGCGTTATAAAAATGAAGAAATATCCACTGTAGATGGTGTTAAAATAGATTTCCCTAATAATTGGGTACACCTAAGAAAATCTAATACAGAGCCTATCATTAGAATCTATACAGAAGCTCAATCTCAACAAGAAGCAGATGAATTAGCAGATAGAATTATAGAGGAGATTAAAGGTTTGATATAA
- a CDS encoding tetratricopeptide repeat protein, which translates to MEEFFENELAKQFEEMIENNEERYFDTDDLEEIIIHYLELGDTTYAELAVNFALKIHPNSLDIKTKKLEVLLELQQYREAKELINELREASLENTDFLVCCAKYYSNLGNPRRAIDYCLKALVLKEEENFLHNFIADEYVNLEDPSNALIHYKKALNHDPYDDYALENVMICFYKLNKNDDAIKFLNHYIEEFPFSETAWFEYGQFYFNRKNYEEAIRGFDYLLAINSNSVGVYANKAACYEAMQEWDKAVEVYEEMLELEYTKAYTYYKIGLCHKENKKPLQALKSFQKSLVEDPQFYLSMMEQSFLYEEMGQMKEALHFAKEATALNETNVDYQKRLAFLYIDSELFEESLPCLEKMVEAESDRFYNWYAYTEVLMLVGQYNKALETLQKAISLHKDRAEFYYQMSNVLFNLGREEEARDYLATALVMEPSLAQDMLQKYPFIRDEVKRVKANKKES; encoded by the coding sequence TTGGAAGAGTTTTTTGAAAATGAACTGGCAAAGCAGTTCGAAGAAATGATAGAAAATAACGAGGAACGCTACTTCGATACGGATGACTTAGAGGAAATCATCATCCACTATTTGGAGTTGGGTGATACCACCTATGCTGAACTTGCCGTTAATTTTGCATTAAAAATTCATCCTAATTCCTTAGATATTAAGACTAAAAAACTAGAAGTTCTTTTAGAATTACAACAGTATAGAGAGGCTAAAGAGCTTATTAACGAACTAAGGGAAGCGTCTTTAGAAAATACAGATTTCTTAGTTTGTTGTGCTAAATATTATTCTAATTTAGGCAATCCTAGAAGGGCGATAGATTACTGTCTTAAGGCTTTAGTACTGAAAGAAGAGGAGAATTTTCTGCATAATTTCATCGCTGATGAATATGTAAATTTAGAGGACCCTTCTAATGCTTTAATACATTATAAAAAAGCCCTCAACCACGACCCTTATGACGACTATGCTTTAGAAAATGTAATGATTTGTTTTTATAAGTTAAATAAAAATGATGATGCTATAAAATTCCTTAACCATTACATAGAAGAATTTCCTTTTTCAGAAACGGCTTGGTTTGAGTATGGTCAGTTTTATTTTAATAGAAAAAACTACGAAGAAGCCATACGAGGGTTTGATTATCTTTTAGCCATTAATTCTAATTCTGTTGGGGTTTATGCCAATAAGGCAGCCTGTTATGAGGCGATGCAAGAGTGGGATAAAGCTGTAGAGGTGTATGAAGAAATGCTAGAGTTAGAATATACTAAGGCGTATACTTACTACAAAATAGGTTTGTGTCATAAGGAAAACAAAAAGCCTTTGCAAGCTCTAAAATCCTTTCAGAAATCTTTAGTAGAAGACCCTCAGTTTTACCTTTCTATGATGGAACAATCTTTCTTATATGAAGAAATGGGGCAGATGAAAGAGGCGCTTCATTTCGCTAAAGAGGCGACCGCTCTTAATGAAACCAATGTAGACTATCAGAAAAGGTTGGCATTTTTGTATATAGATTCGGAGCTTTTTGAAGAAAGTTTGCCATGTTTAGAAAAAATGGTAGAGGCAGAATCTGATAGATTTTATAATTGGTATGCTTATACCGAAGTACTGATGTTGGTAGGACAGTATAATAAAGCCTTAGAAACCTTACAAAAAGCTATTTCTTTACACAAAGATAGAGCCGAGTTTTACTATCAAATGAGTAATGTGTTATTTAATCTTGGTAGAGAGGAGGAGGCTAGAGATTATTTAGCTACGGCATTGGTAATGGAGCCAAGTCTCGCGCAAGATATGTTACAAAAATACCCATTTATTCGAGATGAGGTAAAAAGGGTAAAAGCCAATAAGAAAGAAAGCTAG
- a CDS encoding DUF3820 family protein, translated as MNPEILKEICLTKMPFGKYKNYILADLPVAYLEWFMRNGGFPKNKLGMQLATVYEIKINGLEELLKPIRKSL; from the coding sequence ATGAATCCTGAAATTCTAAAAGAAATCTGCCTTACTAAAATGCCTTTTGGTAAATATAAGAACTACATCTTAGCAGATCTCCCCGTGGCCTATTTAGAGTGGTTTATGAGAAATGGTGGTTTTCCTAAGAATAAACTAGGTATGCAACTAGCTACCGTTTATGAAATTAAAATCAATGGATTAGAAGAACTACTAAAACCAATAAGAAAGAGCCTCTAG
- a CDS encoding AI-2E family transporter: protein MSNNKYNDAISNTKIKQIALIIIIVTLFLLMAYQLAMFLPSLLGAITLYVISRKYNLYLIEKKNWKPWASALVIMLATVVILILPLYFLIDTLIEKLGNAQAYMGRFNDFLDKIHSYILSEVQIDILSKENLDKVKETAGQLSTTILSSTLNTVTVVASTYFLLYFMLVKPRIFERILTNAAPLKRANINLISEKIRKMIIANAIGIPVVAFGQGLAALIGYLIFGAPSVILLFALTTIASMIPIVGGALIYVPVALFMIAEGDTVSGVGLAIYCLVVVGLIDNVLRFTLLKKLEDIHPLNTVFGIILGMNLFGFMGLVFGPILVSVTLLLIQIYRDEFSDEDNVVIASDEEALAGISPTENKNTETTTNES from the coding sequence ATGAGTAACAATAAATATAATGATGCTATAAGCAATACTAAAATTAAACAAATAGCCCTCATCATCATCATCGTCACATTATTTTTATTGATGGCCTATCAGTTAGCAATGTTCCTACCTTCTTTATTAGGTGCTATAACGCTTTATGTAATTTCACGGAAATACAATCTTTATCTCATAGAAAAAAAGAATTGGAAACCTTGGGCTTCTGCCTTAGTTATTATGCTAGCTACGGTAGTTATCCTTATCTTACCTCTCTATTTTTTAATTGATACTCTTATAGAAAAATTGGGTAATGCTCAAGCCTATATGGGCAGGTTTAATGATTTTTTAGACAAAATACACTCTTATATCCTTTCTGAAGTACAAATAGATATTCTAAGTAAAGAAAATCTAGATAAAGTAAAAGAAACAGCAGGACAATTATCTACTACTATTCTTAGCAGTACACTCAATACTGTTACCGTTGTTGCCTCTACCTACTTCCTTCTCTATTTTATGTTAGTAAAACCTAGAATTTTTGAGCGTATTTTAACCAATGCGGCCCCTCTTAAAAGAGCCAATATTAACCTCATCAGCGAAAAAATAAGAAAAATGATTATTGCCAACGCCATAGGAATTCCTGTTGTGGCTTTTGGGCAAGGTCTTGCAGCATTGATAGGCTATCTTATCTTTGGAGCTCCTAGCGTTATACTTTTATTTGCTCTTACCACCATTGCCTCTATGATACCTATTGTTGGTGGTGCTCTTATTTATGTTCCTGTAGCTCTGTTTATGATTGCTGAAGGCGACACTGTTTCGGGTGTAGGATTGGCGATCTATTGTCTTGTTGTAGTGGGACTTATAGATAATGTACTAAGATTTACATTACTCAAAAAATTAGAAGATATACACCCCCTTAATACGGTGTTTGGCATCATCTTAGGAATGAATCTTTTTGGGTTTATGGGATTGGTGTTTGGACCAATTTTAGTCTCTGTAACTTTACTTCTAATACAAATATATAGAGATGAATTTTCTGATGAGGATAACGTAGTTATCGCTTCCGATGAAGAAGCTCTAGCAGGTATATCTCCCACAGAAAATAAAAACACTGAAACTACCACCAATGAATCCTGA
- a CDS encoding aminodeoxychorismate synthase component I, whose translation MFSTENQFALMDKLSLESIPFFFIIDFMMTRIEVFTLENLEQSGLNVDFPNFKIKSIPNIPKPYHYDWEVFPETKEEYLKGFRIVQEHLKKGNSYLTNYTRKTEIKTNLSLEEIFYFSNAKYKILYPNQFVCFSPETFVEVKNNKIVTHPMKGTIDASLENAAEILKNDIKEKAEHYTVVDLLRNDLSQVADNVQVKEFQRIDFIKTQQRNLYAMSSEIEGVLKPQFRNKIGSLMQKLLPAGSILGAPKPKTKEIILEAEGYNRGFYTGICGWFDGTDLDSCVMIRFIEAEGETLFFKSGGGITHLSNPDDEYQEMKNKIYVPIY comes from the coding sequence ATGTTTTCTACAGAAAATCAGTTCGCTTTGATGGATAAACTCTCTTTGGAGAGTATTCCATTCTTTTTCATCATAGATTTTATGATGACTAGAATAGAAGTATTTACTTTAGAAAATTTGGAACAATCAGGGCTTAATGTGGATTTTCCAAACTTTAAAATAAAATCAATTCCCAATATTCCCAAACCTTATCATTATGATTGGGAAGTGTTTCCAGAAACGAAAGAAGAGTATCTCAAAGGTTTTCGTATAGTGCAGGAGCATTTAAAAAAAGGAAATTCCTATTTGACTAATTACACTAGAAAAACTGAAATAAAAACCAATCTTTCTTTAGAAGAAATTTTCTATTTCTCTAATGCCAAATACAAAATACTTTATCCCAATCAGTTTGTTTGTTTTTCTCCTGAAACTTTTGTGGAGGTAAAGAATAATAAAATAGTCACTCACCCAATGAAAGGAACGATAGACGCTTCCTTAGAAAACGCTGCAGAGATTTTAAAAAACGATATTAAAGAAAAGGCAGAGCATTACACGGTGGTAGATTTACTTAGAAATGACCTAAGTCAAGTAGCGGATAATGTTCAGGTTAAAGAGTTTCAGCGGATAGATTTTATTAAAACTCAACAGCGAAATTTATATGCAATGAGTTCCGAGATAGAAGGTGTGCTAAAACCTCAATTTAGAAATAAAATAGGCAGTTTAATGCAGAAACTACTTCCCGCGGGCTCTATATTAGGAGCTCCAAAGCCTAAAACAAAAGAAATTATATTAGAGGCAGAAGGCTACAACAGAGGTTTCTATACTGGTATTTGCGGTTGGTTTGATGGGACGGATTTGGACTCTTGTGTGATGATAAGATTTATAGAAGCGGAAGGAGAAACTTTATTTTTTAAAAGTGGCGGAGGTATTACTCACTTAAGCAATCCTGACGACGAATATCAAGAGATGAAAAACAAAATTTATGTGCCAATTTATTGA
- a CDS encoding aminotransferase class IV, whose protein sequence is MCQFIESICWEHGKFYLVDLHQERVDSSFQRFNRSSVVDLEKILRSVEIKTPQKHKIRVVYDLEGYYEVEALPYQPPKLSSFEIVEAPEIDYSLKYKDRSSLNQLKENSNASEIIITQKGHITDTTFSNLIFLKNEEWFTPKSYLLNGVQRQNLLQKKQAKEVEITLDNLSEYSYFKIINAMNCFEKAPMFSIDLIK, encoded by the coding sequence ATGTGCCAATTTATTGAAAGCATTTGTTGGGAACACGGTAAGTTCTACCTAGTTGATTTACACCAAGAAAGAGTGGATAGTTCTTTTCAGAGGTTTAATAGAAGTTCGGTTGTTGATTTGGAGAAAATCCTTAGAAGTGTGGAGATTAAAACTCCACAGAAGCATAAAATAAGAGTGGTTTATGATTTAGAAGGGTATTATGAGGTAGAGGCTCTTCCTTATCAACCGCCTAAACTTAGCTCTTTTGAAATAGTGGAAGCTCCCGAAATAGATTATAGTCTTAAATATAAAGATAGGAGTAGTTTAAATCAATTAAAGGAAAATTCTAATGCTTCAGAAATTATTATTACTCAAAAAGGACATATTACAGATACTACTTTTTCCAATCTTATTTTCCTTAAAAATGAGGAATGGTTTACTCCAAAATCTTACTTGTTGAATGGTGTTCAGAGACAGAATTTGCTTCAAAAAAAACAGGCTAAAGAAGTAGAAATAACTTTAGATAATCTATCAGAATATTCTTATTTTAAAATAATTAATGCTATGAATTGTTTTGAAAAAGCTCCGATGTTTTCAATAGATTTAATAAAATAA
- a CDS encoding heavy-metal-associated domain-containing protein: protein MSNNTTTHNIEVENIKCGGCMNSIKKAILKIENIETITIDKDTETVTVTGAIDRASLVDKLSSLGYPEKGNNTILKKAKSFVSCAIGRMSDPVE from the coding sequence ATGTCAAACAACACAACAACCCACAACATAGAAGTAGAAAACATAAAATGCGGTGGCTGTATGAACAGTATTAAAAAAGCCATTCTTAAAATAGAAAACATAGAAACTATTACCATAGATAAAGATACCGAAACGGTTACAGTTACGGGAGCAATAGACCGTGCTTCTCTTGTTGATAAATTGTCTAGTTTAGGCTATCCTGAAAAAGGAAATAATACTATACTAAAGAAAGCCAAATCTTTTGTAAGCTGTGCCATTGGTAGAATGAGCGACCCTGTAGAGTAA
- a CDS encoding TonB-dependent receptor plug domain-containing protein, whose protein sequence is MIINLLNGLFSLRKSFLNHLKKNFIFVKIKIIVGILKLKSKMKKKLITPCVLFVSTFGFTQELKTDSVAKAKEIQEVIIKSQRKKQYNDHAAYTFDKAALEKANNAKDLLVTLPELVHDPVSNSTQSIRGGKTLFLINGIEATEAQIRSVAPTNVVRVEYYDIPPARWANRADVVVNMITRNPELGYSYGADVTSALTTGFLNGMVYANYTKGKNDFGLEYNLNVREYNNRRTKKLRNYSINGVDYSSEGLGRDAFGYTNQDIALRYTRVEPEKYTFQAKFNINPFTYHNQGETSNIFTQGGVVNRHQAVEHSNQKYTNPTLDLYYSRNLGAKDELIVNFVGSHYKTNSTKYNREWNVATNAEVFLNEMKLNASQTGIVGEIAHSHQFEKGKLTSGYRLTNTNVDNQLNNILGASQFEVNYLEQYFYTEYNGKWDKFSYRLGIGANNIQNKTATNFTNDWALTPKLVLSYALGKQAFRFSSSYKNANPDGEMMSPNLVQSAPNLFHSGNPDLKPQRQFNNQLNYSFNTNYFDLNTKAFYNVVKGYFASVYKENTAFNGYVLNYQNAPYYREAGLGITGSIKPFASDLLVIHLYFQPTSMLMETQEGHKAKVSYVRNNFTLTSKYKQWSLFYQFNVPVYRISGSFLSKNENSNHFSLSYQLGNWKLSTGMYFMGMPAQYETKALDFSPVQSEAKTQIFDNKNMFVLGASYDFSLGKKLQIQKKLDNQTSGAVTF, encoded by the coding sequence ATGATTATAAATTTATTAAATGGACTTTTTTCTCTACGGAAATCCTTTTTAAATCATTTAAAAAAAAATTTTATTTTCGTCAAAATAAAAATTATAGTAGGTATTCTTAAATTAAAAAGTAAAATGAAAAAGAAACTAATAACGCCGTGTGTATTATTTGTAAGTACATTTGGTTTTACACAAGAACTCAAGACAGATTCTGTTGCAAAAGCTAAGGAAATTCAAGAAGTTATTATTAAATCTCAACGCAAGAAGCAGTATAATGACCACGCTGCCTATACCTTTGATAAAGCAGCTCTGGAGAAAGCTAATAATGCTAAGGATTTGTTGGTAACACTTCCAGAGTTGGTACACGACCCTGTAAGTAATTCTACCCAAAGTATCCGTGGTGGGAAAACCTTGTTCCTCATCAATGGTATAGAAGCTACTGAAGCCCAAATAAGGAGTGTTGCCCCAACTAATGTGGTACGAGTGGAGTACTATGATATTCCTCCTGCTCGTTGGGCAAACCGTGCCGATGTGGTCGTAAATATGATTACTAGAAATCCAGAATTAGGCTACTCTTACGGGGCAGATGTTACTTCTGCTCTTACTACGGGTTTCTTGAACGGAATGGTCTATGCCAATTATACCAAAGGTAAAAATGATTTTGGGCTAGAATATAATCTGAATGTTAGGGAGTATAATAACAGACGGACAAAAAAGCTACGAAATTATAGCATCAATGGTGTAGATTATTCTTCGGAGGGCTTAGGAAGAGATGCTTTTGGTTATACAAACCAAGATATAGCCTTGCGTTATACCCGTGTAGAACCAGAGAAATACACTTTCCAAGCTAAGTTTAATATTAATCCATTTACTTATCACAATCAAGGAGAGACCTCTAATATATTTACTCAAGGTGGTGTGGTAAATAGGCATCAAGCGGTGGAGCATTCTAATCAAAAATATACTAATCCAACTTTAGACCTCTATTATTCTAGAAATTTGGGTGCAAAAGATGAATTGATAGTCAATTTTGTGGGCTCTCATTACAAGACGAACTCTACAAAGTATAATAGAGAATGGAATGTAGCTACCAATGCTGAAGTTTTCCTCAATGAAATGAAACTGAATGCCTCACAAACAGGAATTGTAGGAGAGATTGCCCATAGCCATCAGTTTGAAAAGGGTAAATTAACGAGTGGTTACCGTTTAACCAATACTAATGTGGATAATCAGCTTAATAATATACTAGGAGCTTCTCAATTTGAAGTAAACTATTTGGAGCAGTATTTTTATACAGAGTATAATGGGAAATGGGATAAATTCAGCTATCGTTTGGGTATAGGTGCTAATAATATACAGAATAAAACAGCCACTAATTTTACTAATGATTGGGCATTAACGCCAAAGTTGGTTCTGTCTTATGCGTTAGGCAAACAGGCGTTCCGTTTTTCTAGTAGTTATAAAAATGCGAACCCAGATGGAGAAATGATGAGCCCTAACTTGGTGCAGAGTGCACCTAACTTATTCCATTCGGGAAATCCTGACTTAAAGCCTCAAAGGCAGTTTAATAACCAACTGAATTATTCCTTTAATACTAATTATTTTGATTTGAATACTAAAGCATTTTATAATGTTGTTAAAGGGTATTTTGCTTCTGTTTATAAAGAAAATACAGCATTCAATGGCTATGTTCTTAACTATCAAAACGCACCGTATTACAGAGAGGCAGGTCTTGGGATTACAGGTTCTATTAAGCCCTTTGCTAGTGATTTGTTGGTGATACATTTGTATTTTCAGCCTACTTCTATGCTAATGGAAACACAGGAAGGGCACAAGGCAAAGGTAAGCTATGTACGGAATAATTTCACACTCACTTCTAAGTATAAACAATGGAGTTTGTTTTATCAATTTAATGTTCCTGTGTATAGGATCAGTGGTTCTTTTCTTAGCAAAAACGAGAATTCTAACCATTTTTCCTTGTCTTATCAGTTAGGAAATTGGAAACTATCTACAGGAATGTATTTTATGGGAATGCCTGCACAATATGAAACGAAAGCATTAGATTTTAGCCCAGTACAGAGCGAGGCTAAAACCCAGATTTTTGATAATAAAAATATGTTTGTGCTAGGAGCGTCTTATGATTTTTCTTTAGGGAAGAAACTACAAATACAAAAGAAACTAGATAACCAGACCAGCGGAGCGGTAACTTTCTAG